In Carya illinoinensis cultivar Pawnee chromosome 9, C.illinoinensisPawnee_v1, whole genome shotgun sequence, the following are encoded in one genomic region:
- the LOC122275737 gene encoding G-type lectin S-receptor-like serine/threonine-protein kinase At4g27290 isoform X2, with protein sequence MEKLKDSLFFLAIGGFLISSFAEPSIAADAVTATQSLKDNQTLVSPGQKFELGFFSPRNSSGRYLGIWYKNIPDQAVVWVANRDYSLQNFTGLLTFSNDSKLVLLNESGNIIWFSNTSRVARNPVAQLLDSGNFVLKENGDDNPENYLWQSFDYPSNTLLPGMKLGWNLKSGLNRHLRSWKSSDDPSPGDYTYSVDPRGLPQLVLRKGSTKEFRSGPWFGEQFSGDPDLIANTVFKPMFFSNDDEVYYTYETIDNNTSRFVLGESGMVQHFSWNDRHWNLLYNVQGDRCDNYGLCGSYGNCNHDKIINCECLKGFRPRSPKGWNMLDWTGGCVPNDPNICRTGKGFIKVTGLKLPDASQFSVNVSMDMKDCKAECLKNCSCVAYANLDISSSGNGCVTWFGELIDIRQVDKYGQDLYVKVAASELESIADRSRQKKRIVVAVSVALAVILLASTSFLFIWKTRTKGATKEDELQLPLFELATIEAATSNFSAVNKIGEGGFGPVYKGELPSGQEIAVKRHAENSGQGLQEFKNEVILVSQLQHRNLVKLLGCCIQGEERMLIYEYMPNRSLDSIIFDEVSRRSLKWQKRLDIVIGIARGLLYLHRDSRLRVIHRDLKAGNILLDGEMNPKISDFGMARIIAGDQTEAKTKRVVGTYGYMSPEYAIDGHFSLKSDVFSFGVILLEIVSGKRNRGFSHPNHKLNLIAHAWKLWNEGKALEVMDALLDNKFVISEALRCIQVGLLCVQLRPDERPTISSVLLMLDSQHALLPHPGRPGFYSERSLPETESSSAGIKNTISNEITDTLLEGR encoded by the exons ATGGAGAAGCTGAAAGACAGCCTCTTCTTTCTGGCTATTGGGGGCTTTTTGATATCTTCATTTGCAGAACCTTCAATTGCAGCTGACGCCGTAACTGCAACGCAGTCCTTGAAAGATAACCAAACATTAGTTTCACCTGGTCAGAAGTTTGAACTGGGCTTCTTCAGTCCTAGAAACTCGAGTGGTCGATATCTAGGAATATGGTACAAGAATATCCCTGACCAGGCTGTAGTTTGGGTAGCAAACAGAGACTACTCTCTTCAGAATTTTACAGGTTTGTTAACATTCAGTAATGATTCAAAGCTCGTGCTTCTCAATGAATCTGGAAACATCATCTGGTTTTCAAATACGTCAAGAGTAGCAAGAAATCCTGTTGCACAGCTTTTAGACTCTGggaattttgttttgaaagagAATGGAGATGACAACCCAGAGAACTACTTATGGCAGAGCTTTGACTATCCATCTAATACTTTATTGCCTGGTATGAAGCTTGGGTGGAACTTGAAATCTGGTTTGAATAGACATTTGAGATCATGGAAAAGCTCAGACGATCCTTCTCCTGGTGACTACACTTACAGTGTTGATCCCCGTGGGCTTCCTCAACTTGTTCTTCGAAAAGGATCAACAAAGGAGTTTCGAAGTGGGCCATGGTTTGGGGAACAATTTAGTGGTGATCCGGACCTGATTGCCAACACGGTTTTCAAACCCATGTTCTTCTCTAATGACGATGAAGTATATTACACATATGAAACCATCGACAACAATACTTCAAGGTTTGTGTTGGGTGAATCGGGCATGGTTCAACATTTCTCTTGGAATGATAGGCACTGGAACCTCTTGTACAACGTTCAAGGAGACCGCTGTGACAATTATGGCCTGTGTGGTAGTTACGGAAATTGCAACCATGACAAGATCATAAACTGCGAGTGCTTGAAGGGTTTCAGGCCCAGATCACCCAAAGGCTGGAATATGCTTGATTGGACAGGTGGATGTGTTCCAAATGATCCAAATATTTGCAGAACTGGAAAGGGATTTATTAAGGTAACAGGATTAAAACTACCGGATGCATCACAATTTTCTGTAAACGTCAGCATGGATATGAAAGATTGCAAGGCAGAGTGCTTGAAGAACTGCTCTTGTGTGGCTTATGCTAACCTGGACATCAGCAGCAGTGGCAATGGTTGTGTGACCTGGTTTGGAGAATTAATTGATATTAGACAGGTAGATAAATATGGGCAAGATCTCTATGTAAAGGTAGCAGCTTCGGAACTTG AGTCAATTGCTGATAGAAGCAGGCAGAAGAAACGAATTGTAGTGGCTGTATCAGTAGCTTTAGCAGTGATACTCTTGGCTTCAACTAGCTTCTTGTTTATTTGGAAGACGAGAACAAAGGGAG CCACCAAGGAGGATGAACTTCAGCTACCATTATTTGAACTAGCTACTATTGAAGCTGCCACTAGCAACTTCTCTGCTGTCAATAAGATTGGAGAAGGTGGATTTGGCCCTGTATACAAg GGTGAGCTGCCATCGGGGCAAGAAATAGCAGTAAAGCGACATGCAGAGAATTCTGGACAAGGCCTGCAGGAGTTTAAGAATGAGGTCATCTTGGTCTCCCAACTTCAACATCGGAATCTTGTAAAGCTTCTAGGTTGTTGCATtcaaggagaagaaagaatgtTAATCTATGAGTACATGCCTAACAGAAGTTTGGACTCCATAATCTTTG ATGAAGTGAGCCGTCGTTCCCTCAAATGGCAAAAGAGATTAGATATTGTTATTGGGATAGCTCGAGGACTTCTTTATCTCCATAGAGATTCAAGACTCAGAGTAATTCACAGAGATCTAAAAGCTGGCAATATTCTGTTAGATGGTGAAATGAATCCCAAAATCTCAGACTTCGGAATGGCAAGAATCATTGCCGGGGATCAAACTGAAGCGAAGACGAAGAGAGTAGTTGGAACCTA CGGCTATATGTCTCCAGAATACGCCATAGATGgacatttttctttgaaatctgatGTCTTTAGCTTCGGTGTAATTCTGCTGGAGATAGTCAGTGGGAAGAGGAACCGGGGCTTTTCCCATCCAAACCACAAACTAAATCTCATTGCGCAT GCATGGAAACTTTGGAATGAAGGGAAGGCCTTGGAAGTGATGGATGCCTTGCTAGATAACAAGTTCGTCATCTCTGAAGCGCTGAGATGCATTCAAGTGGGTCTTTTATGTGTTCAACTACGCCCTGACGAGAGGCCTACAATTTCATCGGTGCTCTTGATGCTGGATAGCCAACATGCGTTGCTTCCTCATCCTGGACGCCCTGGATTTTATTCAGAAAGGAGCCTTCCAGAGACGGAATCATCATCAGCTGGAATAAAGAATACCATTTCAAATGAGATAACAGATACATTGTTAGAGGGTCGTTAG
- the LOC122275737 gene encoding G-type lectin S-receptor-like serine/threonine-protein kinase At4g27290 isoform X1 yields MEKLKDSLFFLAIGGFLISSFAEPSIAADAVTATQSLKDNQTLVSPGQKFELGFFSPRNSSGRYLGIWYKNIPDQAVVWVANRDYSLQNFTGLLTFSNDSKLVLLNESGNIIWFSNTSRVARNPVAQLLDSGNFVLKENGDDNPENYLWQSFDYPSNTLLPGMKLGWNLKSGLNRHLRSWKSSDDPSPGDYTYSVDPRGLPQLVLRKGSTKEFRSGPWFGEQFSGDPDLIANTVFKPMFFSNDDEVYYTYETIDNNTSRFVLGESGMVQHFSWNDRHWNLLYNVQGDRCDNYGLCGSYGNCNHDKIINCECLKGFRPRSPKGWNMLDWTGGCVPNDPNICRTGKGFIKVTGLKLPDASQFSVNVSMDMKDCKAECLKNCSCVAYANLDISSSGNGCVTWFGELIDIRQVDKYGQDLYVKVAASELESIADRSRQKKRIVVAVSVALAVILLASTSFLFIWKTRTKGATKEDELQLPLFELATIEAATSNFSAVNKIGEGGFGPVYKGELPSGQEIAVKRHAENSGQGLQEFKNEVILVSQLQHRNLVKLLGCCIQGEERMLIYEYMPNRSLDSIIFADEVSRRSLKWQKRLDIVIGIARGLLYLHRDSRLRVIHRDLKAGNILLDGEMNPKISDFGMARIIAGDQTEAKTKRVVGTYGYMSPEYAIDGHFSLKSDVFSFGVILLEIVSGKRNRGFSHPNHKLNLIAHAWKLWNEGKALEVMDALLDNKFVISEALRCIQVGLLCVQLRPDERPTISSVLLMLDSQHALLPHPGRPGFYSERSLPETESSSAGIKNTISNEITDTLLEGR; encoded by the exons ATGGAGAAGCTGAAAGACAGCCTCTTCTTTCTGGCTATTGGGGGCTTTTTGATATCTTCATTTGCAGAACCTTCAATTGCAGCTGACGCCGTAACTGCAACGCAGTCCTTGAAAGATAACCAAACATTAGTTTCACCTGGTCAGAAGTTTGAACTGGGCTTCTTCAGTCCTAGAAACTCGAGTGGTCGATATCTAGGAATATGGTACAAGAATATCCCTGACCAGGCTGTAGTTTGGGTAGCAAACAGAGACTACTCTCTTCAGAATTTTACAGGTTTGTTAACATTCAGTAATGATTCAAAGCTCGTGCTTCTCAATGAATCTGGAAACATCATCTGGTTTTCAAATACGTCAAGAGTAGCAAGAAATCCTGTTGCACAGCTTTTAGACTCTGggaattttgttttgaaagagAATGGAGATGACAACCCAGAGAACTACTTATGGCAGAGCTTTGACTATCCATCTAATACTTTATTGCCTGGTATGAAGCTTGGGTGGAACTTGAAATCTGGTTTGAATAGACATTTGAGATCATGGAAAAGCTCAGACGATCCTTCTCCTGGTGACTACACTTACAGTGTTGATCCCCGTGGGCTTCCTCAACTTGTTCTTCGAAAAGGATCAACAAAGGAGTTTCGAAGTGGGCCATGGTTTGGGGAACAATTTAGTGGTGATCCGGACCTGATTGCCAACACGGTTTTCAAACCCATGTTCTTCTCTAATGACGATGAAGTATATTACACATATGAAACCATCGACAACAATACTTCAAGGTTTGTGTTGGGTGAATCGGGCATGGTTCAACATTTCTCTTGGAATGATAGGCACTGGAACCTCTTGTACAACGTTCAAGGAGACCGCTGTGACAATTATGGCCTGTGTGGTAGTTACGGAAATTGCAACCATGACAAGATCATAAACTGCGAGTGCTTGAAGGGTTTCAGGCCCAGATCACCCAAAGGCTGGAATATGCTTGATTGGACAGGTGGATGTGTTCCAAATGATCCAAATATTTGCAGAACTGGAAAGGGATTTATTAAGGTAACAGGATTAAAACTACCGGATGCATCACAATTTTCTGTAAACGTCAGCATGGATATGAAAGATTGCAAGGCAGAGTGCTTGAAGAACTGCTCTTGTGTGGCTTATGCTAACCTGGACATCAGCAGCAGTGGCAATGGTTGTGTGACCTGGTTTGGAGAATTAATTGATATTAGACAGGTAGATAAATATGGGCAAGATCTCTATGTAAAGGTAGCAGCTTCGGAACTTG AGTCAATTGCTGATAGAAGCAGGCAGAAGAAACGAATTGTAGTGGCTGTATCAGTAGCTTTAGCAGTGATACTCTTGGCTTCAACTAGCTTCTTGTTTATTTGGAAGACGAGAACAAAGGGAG CCACCAAGGAGGATGAACTTCAGCTACCATTATTTGAACTAGCTACTATTGAAGCTGCCACTAGCAACTTCTCTGCTGTCAATAAGATTGGAGAAGGTGGATTTGGCCCTGTATACAAg GGTGAGCTGCCATCGGGGCAAGAAATAGCAGTAAAGCGACATGCAGAGAATTCTGGACAAGGCCTGCAGGAGTTTAAGAATGAGGTCATCTTGGTCTCCCAACTTCAACATCGGAATCTTGTAAAGCTTCTAGGTTGTTGCATtcaaggagaagaaagaatgtTAATCTATGAGTACATGCCTAACAGAAGTTTGGACTCCATAATCTTTG CAGATGAAGTGAGCCGTCGTTCCCTCAAATGGCAAAAGAGATTAGATATTGTTATTGGGATAGCTCGAGGACTTCTTTATCTCCATAGAGATTCAAGACTCAGAGTAATTCACAGAGATCTAAAAGCTGGCAATATTCTGTTAGATGGTGAAATGAATCCCAAAATCTCAGACTTCGGAATGGCAAGAATCATTGCCGGGGATCAAACTGAAGCGAAGACGAAGAGAGTAGTTGGAACCTA CGGCTATATGTCTCCAGAATACGCCATAGATGgacatttttctttgaaatctgatGTCTTTAGCTTCGGTGTAATTCTGCTGGAGATAGTCAGTGGGAAGAGGAACCGGGGCTTTTCCCATCCAAACCACAAACTAAATCTCATTGCGCAT GCATGGAAACTTTGGAATGAAGGGAAGGCCTTGGAAGTGATGGATGCCTTGCTAGATAACAAGTTCGTCATCTCTGAAGCGCTGAGATGCATTCAAGTGGGTCTTTTATGTGTTCAACTACGCCCTGACGAGAGGCCTACAATTTCATCGGTGCTCTTGATGCTGGATAGCCAACATGCGTTGCTTCCTCATCCTGGACGCCCTGGATTTTATTCAGAAAGGAGCCTTCCAGAGACGGAATCATCATCAGCTGGAATAAAGAATACCATTTCAAATGAGATAACAGATACATTGTTAGAGGGTCGTTAG